The DNA segment TTTCCTGGAGAACAAAATGAGCCTCTAACGCCTAATATTTTCTCTCTGACAGATGGTTTCAGACGTATCAAAGTGCTAATCCTTGCTGAGGTATAGGTCTCAAGGAAGGAAAGCTTGGCTTTTAGAATGATAGGACTTGAATGATTAAGGAAGAAAATGACTCCCAGGATATTGACCATTGTCATGTGAGCAACCAGCTTAAAATGAAGGAAGACagcagaatctgaaaaaatatttcaggaaaaaggagaggaaaaactcAAAAACCCAGGTTAACAGTTTAGGTTTGAAACATTTCCACTCACAGACATCTTTGGGAGTGGAAATGAAGTGCAATAAAAACACCTTCAAGCTCAGGATAATTAGGGTCCATCTCCCTCCCCTCAACATCATCATTCCCAGCTTCAGTGTCTGGAAGGTCTGGAAACAGAGGCAGGAGTAGGAATACTTGtcttgccacttactagctgtgtgtcctgggGCATGTTGAACAAcctcgctgagcctcagtttccccatctgtaaaacagataataatatctacctcaaagTGAGGTTGTGTAAATTAAATGTTCCAATGCGTGCCTAATGAGATACATAAAAAGACTTCAGTGACTATAACTACGAGTATGAACTACTATTTAGTGCCGACCTACTATGTGCAGATTGCTTTCATTACCACCTTTGAGTCTCACCGGAGGCTAGATGATTTTATTATACAAACAGATAACTACTAAAGGGGTTGCTGAGATTCTGAGAGATTGAGTCACTTGTCTACTGTCACAAAGCTGCACACAGCGAGATTCGAACCCGGATCTATCTGACTGGCGAACCAAGCTCTGACCATGGCCCCacgtggggaagggaggggagttaCTGAGGCCAGGCCACCGCGTGGGGTCAGAGGTCACTCTCAGTTACTGGGCCCTGGCCACCGCGTGGGGTCAGAGGTCACTCACGGTATTCCTCCAGCCGCATTAGGGGCCGGAAGTAGATGGGGTAGAAGGCGGCGCCGATCAGGGAGATGAAGCCGCCGAAAATGAGCGCGGTGCGCAGGTTCGAGGTCATGGCTCCAGCCCGTGGCCGCCCTGACCCGCCGAGCAGCCCTCACTCTCGGAAACCCGGATCCCGCCGGCGGTATCGTGACCCCGCTCGGAAGAGGAGGAGTTGCTTTCGCTTCCGGGCCTTGTGGGCGGGGCTAGAAGGCGGGCCTAGGAggcgggccggggccgggggcggggtggggttgagggcaggggtggggttgagGGCAGGGGTGGAACCAAAGGCGGGGCCTAGGACTGGGTGGAGCTAGAGCGGGGCGGGGCCAGGTAGCCGGTGCACCGCCTCCCGGGCGCTCCCTGGCAGCTCATAGCGCGGGGCGAGTGCGAGCCGCGGCTGCAGACTGGAGCTTTAGGTGATTCCCTGTTCTACCCCCTATCCCCCAGCCTGGTTTTTCTCTCAGCCGCTCCACCCACCGGTCTTCTGACATCATTTACCACTCCCTCCTTTACCAACCACGTTTTTTCGTTCTTCACCCATTGATTTGATTTCTGTGACTATACCAGGAGGTGGATGCTCTCTATGGCTCGTTGATTTAAtccttgtgttttttacagatgagggaaaacTGGCTTGGCTGCGCGGATTTGGCCAAGTCACTTGGCCTAAAGGGCGGTTTGAGGGGATTAGAGACAAAGGTGCAAATCGCCTGGCCCAGGATTCTGAAATCGGAGGGGATTCTGAAATCGGAGCCACAGGGGGCTTATGAACCGACGGTTTCAACATCCAAGCTACATCTGACTCTGATTTTCCATGCCCTCCTCTCTCGTTCTTCCCTTTGCTGGATGTCAGGGTTACGAATGAGGATGGGGAGTAGAGATCAGCACAGGGCGGGGAGCCAGCAGCCAGTCCCACTGATGGGACCTTGGGGCTCTGCCTTGTGGCCTGAGGTGGGAGTCACTGAGGACAGAcatctgcttcctcttcctgAGATTGCCATCCTCCGTGCTtccaggtgggctgtgccggcATATGACCCACCCAAGGGTACTGGGCAGCTGAGACTAAGATTCCTTGGGCCTTCATTCAGtcctttattaaaaagaatgataccAGTGGCTGGGGGCTGCAGAGGAAAAAAGACCCCAGCACATCTTGACCCCGGCACCATTAGTTAGTCCAGAAAAGATCTACGATCTTTCAGAAATGGTGTAGAGGACACAGGTTTGCTCTTTCTTTGTAGTTTTGTAGTTGAGTCAAGCTATTTCCTTCCGTAGTTCCAGAAGCATATAAACCAGGTGTTTGATCTGTCAGCAGATTTAGGGACTGTCTGCTATGCCCCAAACATCAGGCAAAGTGCTTTAggggacacaaagatgaataagacgtGACCCTTGTTCTCCAGGATCCTGCTATATGGATGAAGAGACAGGACATGTACATAAAAAGGTAACTAATGACCCGACACCACCTGTTGCTGGTGAGTGATACGGTCCTGTGGGCTACCAAGTTCAGAACAGGAAGACAGATGACTGTAGGGTGAGACAGCTCCTCCTCAGGCGCTTGCAGGAGCTTGTTAGGGGGAAGACAAAAGACTTCATAGCTAAGAGGGAAGCTGCAATGCATGCTTTGTATCACGTGATATAAAAGCCCAGGTGTACGGCACATTTGTTGTTTTAGCCACCCAGCATCCACTTCTCTTTCGTTAACAGTATCCCAAATATCTTTTGGCAAACCACTACTCTCCCGATCTGTGAGGTAAACTGGGgcttctccccccaaccccaacccttaCTCTTTCCCAGCTCCGAAGGTTAAGCAGATAACCAGGCCTGACCAAGCTCCCTCACTCATCAAGGGGATCATGGGCACTGGACCCAGGCCTGATTGTCCAGGGTGGCTGCATCCAGATTGTCCAGCCTGGCCACATTACCCATGTTGAGCCAACCATAGTCTATCCCAGCTGCTGGGAGGCTGGATTTGAACCTGAAGGGATGGGACTCTGGAACTGCTGGGGACCATGGTTTAGAAACTGAAAATGAGGACATTATAGCAGAAGGAgagctgagagatggagagaaatcaGATGCTGACACTACGTTTGAGCCCCTGAAGCCAACTGTGCCCCAAACTAGATTTCTCAGTAACATGAACCAGTAAAGTCTCCTCTTCACTGAAGCCAGTTTgaattgggttctttttttttttttaatagatctttattggagtataactgcttcacaatactgtgttagtttctgttgcacaacaaggcaaatcagccatatgcatacacatgtcctcatatcccctcccacttgtgtctccctcccaccctccctatccctcccctctaggtcatggcaaagcacggagcccatctccctgtgctatgctactgcttcccaccagtgaactattttacatttggtagtgtatatatggcgatgctactctcacttcaccccagcttcaccctcccaccccatgacatcatgtccattctctacgtctacctctttattcctgccctgcaactaagttcatcagtaccattttatttatttatttttttggattccatatatatgtgttagcatacggtatttgtttttctctttctgacttacttcaccctgtatgacagactctaggtccatccacctcactacaaataactcaattttgtttctttttatggctgagtataatattccattgtatatttgtgccacatcttctttatccattcatctgtcgatggacatttagattggttccatgtcctggctgttgtaaatagtgctgcaatgaacattgtggtgcatgactcttttaaAACAGAAGGAGTTCCAGATGAAATCACCACAGGTGTGATTTCATTTGCTCAACATCTCCATGAGTTCCAAGTCAAGGATTACTCTGTGATTTAGATCAGGTCACTAAGAGCAAGAGACCTCACACCATTGGCTGAGCCAGGACCAGGACTGAGCTCTCATGATTCCTAATCGAATATGCTCCTCCATGACATCCTACTGTCTTTGCGAGCAAGCTTGGCAGATGGCTGGCTGAGCCCTATCCTCAGAACCTCTGAAAGCCAGTGTGGAGGGTGCCAGGGTGTCCTGATGAGGTACCAGCAGTGCCTCCAAGGCAGGGACAGGACCAATGTGGGACAGATGAGCCACCCCTTCTCCAAGGTGATGAGGGAAGTAACTGGTGGTTTCTCTGTCCCCTCATGCTGATCTAGAGGTTTCAGGCTGGCCAGCAGCCAGCCTATAATCTATACAAATACACTAATCTATACAAACAATGTAGTCCATCTACAgcttattatcatcattataccATCACTTGCCTGCCACTTCGTCCTATTAAATATAAGTTCATCTCTTTGATCCCAATGTTCTTCCCCTTTCTAAGAATCCCACTGGCCTATAGATTCaatcagcaaatacttattgTGTGCAGGCAAAGCGCTGTGCTGGTTGATCAGGAGCACAAAAAGGAAGCAGTCAACATTTGCGTATTTGACAAAGGTTCACTGAGCCAGGCACTTCTCAAGTGCTGGTGGATGCAGCGGTGAATTAAGAAGAGAGTCTGCTGTCCTCATGGTGGTTACAGTCTGGCGGAGGGATAAGATATTGGCTGTGGATAGTAATTGCTTTGTGGATGCTCAGCCTCCCCTAATAATAGCTCCTGGTTCCTTTCAGAGAATGACCTCTCATCTTGTCATTCTTGGTTGGACTGTAAATCCAGGGACCCTGTGCGTTCCTAGCAGTATTAATATCGAAGCTGTAGAACACTTCCTTTGTGCCAGTTACTAACACAGGTTTACCTAGTTAGTACTCACCAATCCCCAAGGATAGGCATCCCCGTTTACAGAGGGGGAAGCTGGATCATTGCAAAAAGGACTacctcaaggtcacatggctagtaagtggcagagcctggattcaaatccatgaGGCACCAGAGACCTGCTCTTACCATCAGTCTAAACTGCCTTGCAAAGTTAGTGAGTTCATGTCTGAGTATGGGTTCAATTCCAACCGGGTCCAATTGCTCTCTTTCTCCCAGAAATAAGAGTCATGAAGATGGTGACACAAGGACAGACAGCACTGTTGCAGTGGATTTCTTCCATTGCTAATGTTCTGGTAAGATTAATACACATCTCCCACTTGCCGGGGTCCTGGAGCTTCCCTTGTTTTCCCGCCTTGCAGTCTGAGTCTCGATTGTTCGCTGTATTCTTTCTGCAGGTCATCCCGTATGCTTCCAGTAAACTCCCTTTGGATTTCAGTTAGTCAGAGTCAGTTTCAGTTGCATGCCATTAGGAGCCCTAATAGATAAAGAAATTCCCACATTTATTTCCAACACATGACATAGATGAAGGGCTTGGGGCTTCATAGCTGTGCTAATGTTTGTGAATGCCAAAGGAGGTTCAGGTCTGGGGAAGGTATTCATGCAAAGGGAGAGAGAGCTCAAGGGACGTAGGGAGACAGGATGCAAATCAAATATGTCAGGAGTCCTAGGGTGCATATTTTCATCTCAGTCACCGAGAGAAAAATTGCTTTGGGCTCCTATCCGGcacttcctccttcttcccttgGATGTGAAGATTGAATGCTTGCCGGAAGCAGACCACCAGTGGTGTCTTGCAGAGTTCAGACAGACCTCAAAGTTAATCCACTCTCTGATCTAAGCAAAATGTGATGAGGGTTTCCTGGGACAGCAGCTCCTCTAATTGTGGCACTGCAGCCCAGCTGCTGTATTTTTAGACTATTGTGGATTCCCAAGAAGTATCATTACCTTCTGCAGGAAAACAGACTAGAAGCTTGGGGTTTGGAGTGGGGCAAAATCTAATACAGGACCCTCTGGACCTGTACTTTTGAGAATATGAGAGTAAGCTGGGGAAATGCTTCCCTATTTTTCTTAGGCTCTGTGACTCTCTGAGTCCCTACCCATCTgtataaatatttccaatttagATTACTTGTcaagtttttcttctttgatctgtTTTTTTTACAGCTAAGAGGTCTCCCCAAATGTCCATGTTGGCTTATCTCTTGCCACACCATCCACCCtacagggtttttaaaattttgtttgtttgtttgttttgcggtatgcaggcctctcactgttgtggcctctcccgttgcagagcacaggctctggacgcgcaggcccagtggccatggctcacgggcccagccgctccgtgatatgtgggatcttcccggaccggggcacgaacccgtgtcccctgcatcggcaggcggactctcaaccgctgcgccaccagggaagcgcc comes from the Kogia breviceps isolate mKogBre1 chromosome 6, mKogBre1 haplotype 1, whole genome shotgun sequence genome and includes:
- the SMIM20 gene encoding small integral membrane protein 20 isoform X2, producing MTSNLRTALIFGGFISLIGAAFYPIYFRPLMRLEEYHGETEAQRGCSTCPRTHS
- the SMIM20 gene encoding small integral membrane protein 20 isoform X1; protein product: MTSNLRTALIFGGFISLIGAAFYPIYFRPLMRLEEYQKEQAINRAGIVQEDVQPPGLKVWSDPFGRK